A single Crateriforma conspicua DNA region contains:
- a CDS encoding sugar phosphate isomerase/epimerase family protein has translation MIHRRQLLQSTAALAAASTVAGQTDPAIAADPGSVKRGNPIAVSTYSYWRYRDDTKLPITRCIELAADAGFDAVEILHVQMEDQSNAMLQTIKQRAFRLGLDLCGLSTHQSFVTPDADKRKQQIDHTIECIELAYAMGIPTIRVNTGRWGTSGSFDELMANRGIEPTLNGYTDDQGFAWVRDAFERCLPTAEKCGVVMGLENHWGLGRTADGVLRVIGEVDSPWLRATLDTGNFLEDQYRQYEQLAPEAVFVQAKTYFGGGTWYTLDIDYERVASILRQVDYRGYISLEFEGSEDHATAIPKSLAMLRQHFS, from the coding sequence ATGATCCATCGTCGACAATTGCTTCAGTCCACCGCGGCACTGGCCGCGGCGTCCACCGTTGCTGGGCAGACCGACCCAGCAATCGCCGCTGATCCCGGCAGCGTCAAACGTGGAAACCCGATTGCGGTATCCACCTATTCATATTGGCGGTACCGCGACGATACCAAGTTACCCATCACGCGGTGTATCGAACTGGCGGCCGACGCCGGTTTTGATGCCGTGGAGATCTTGCATGTGCAAATGGAAGATCAATCCAATGCAATGTTGCAAACGATCAAACAGCGTGCGTTTCGCTTGGGACTGGATTTGTGCGGGTTGTCCACGCACCAGTCTTTTGTGACTCCCGATGCCGACAAACGGAAGCAGCAAATCGATCACACGATCGAGTGCATCGAATTGGCCTATGCGATGGGCATTCCCACGATCCGCGTGAACACCGGTCGCTGGGGAACATCAGGTAGCTTTGATGAACTGATGGCCAACCGTGGAATCGAGCCCACGCTGAATGGCTACACCGATGACCAAGGATTCGCATGGGTTCGCGATGCCTTTGAAAGGTGTTTGCCGACCGCTGAGAAATGTGGCGTCGTGATGGGGTTGGAAAACCACTGGGGGCTTGGCCGAACCGCCGACGGTGTTCTACGTGTCATCGGTGAAGTCGATTCGCCGTGGTTAAGAGCCACGTTGGACACGGGTAACTTTTTGGAAGACCAGTACCGCCAGTACGAACAATTGGCCCCCGAAGCCGTCTTCGTCCAGGCCAAGACGTACTTTGGCGGTGGGACGTGGTACACATTGGACATTGATTACGAACGTGTCGCATCGATTCTGCGGCAAGTGGATTACCGTGGTTACATCAGCCTGGAATTCGAAGGCAGTGAAGACCATGCGACGGCCATCCCGAAAAGTCTGGCCATGCTTCGGCAACACTTTTCATAA
- a CDS encoding DUF1501 domain-containing protein, translating to MNLPERISPIGRSLLNRRSFLGQTGMSLGGLALSQLLARDNLLASDAADGLGPIRPQIDDKNPYASRPPHFEMPAKQVLVIYLPGAVSHVDTFDYKSALYDLDGQKPPGIPAVTFEGPTGNIAKPFWDFRPRGETGKMVSDLLPNLAEMVDDFCFVHSLTTQTSAHPQGENFFNTGFTMEGFPSFGAWVTYALGCETEELPAFVAINDPRGLARSGKNNFGSGFLPAAFQGTDFTASNPPANLHRPDRFTPGADQAGVDLLRKLNADHLESFPGDADLAARIASYELAGRMQTSVPEVMDIAGEPKHVHDAYGTETGTELKRAYANNCILARRLLERGVRVVQLFNGSDPAGGNGITNWDSHSDILKTHAMQAEIMDQPTAALIADLKQRGMLEHTLVVWCTEFGRMPFLQANGTGRDHNPDAFTCFLAGAGVKKGFSYGESDEFGFKTASNETTVYDFNATLLHLMGLNHERLTYYHNGLERRLTNVHGHVVKDILA from the coding sequence ATGAACTTGCCTGAACGCATCAGTCCAATCGGACGTTCGCTTTTGAACCGTCGATCGTTTTTGGGCCAGACCGGCATGTCCCTGGGTGGTTTGGCACTTTCACAGTTGCTGGCCCGTGACAACCTTTTGGCCAGCGATGCCGCCGATGGCTTGGGGCCGATTCGTCCCCAGATCGACGATAAGAATCCGTACGCGTCACGGCCACCGCACTTTGAAATGCCGGCCAAACAAGTCCTGGTGATTTATTTGCCGGGTGCGGTCAGCCATGTCGACACCTTCGATTACAAGTCAGCCTTGTACGACCTGGACGGTCAAAAACCACCAGGGATCCCCGCGGTCACCTTCGAAGGCCCAACGGGCAATATCGCCAAGCCGTTTTGGGACTTTCGTCCTCGCGGTGAAACCGGAAAGATGGTTTCGGATCTATTGCCCAACTTGGCCGAAATGGTGGACGACTTTTGTTTCGTCCATTCGCTGACGACCCAAACCAGCGCGCACCCACAAGGCGAAAACTTTTTCAACACCGGTTTTACGATGGAAGGTTTTCCGTCGTTCGGCGCTTGGGTGACTTATGCGTTGGGCTGTGAAACGGAAGAACTGCCCGCGTTCGTGGCCATCAACGACCCGCGTGGGCTTGCGCGAAGTGGCAAGAACAATTTCGGCAGTGGATTTCTGCCGGCGGCTTTCCAGGGCACCGATTTCACCGCATCCAACCCGCCGGCCAACTTGCACCGTCCCGACCGGTTTACACCGGGGGCCGATCAAGCGGGCGTGGATCTGCTACGCAAACTGAACGCCGATCACCTGGAGAGCTTTCCGGGCGATGCAGACTTGGCCGCGCGAATTGCCAGCTATGAATTGGCCGGCCGTATGCAGACATCCGTCCCCGAAGTGATGGATATCGCCGGCGAACCCAAACACGTCCACGATGCTTATGGAACCGAAACCGGCACCGAACTGAAACGTGCTTACGCCAACAACTGCATCCTGGCACGCCGTCTGTTGGAACGTGGCGTTCGTGTGGTCCAGTTGTTCAATGGCAGCGACCCGGCCGGCGGCAATGGGATCACCAACTGGGATTCGCATTCGGACATCTTGAAAACGCATGCGATGCAAGCGGAAATCATGGACCAGCCGACCGCTGCTTTGATCGCCGACTTGAAACAACGGGGCATGTTGGAACACACGCTGGTGGTCTGGTGCACGGAGTTCGGACGGATGCCGTTCTTGCAAGCCAACGGGACGGGGCGTGACCACAACCCCGACGCCTTCACCTGCTTCTTGGCCGGGGCCGGTGTGAAAAAGGGATTCAGCTATGGCGAAAGCGATGAATTCGGATTCAAGACCGCCAGCAATGAAACGACCGTATACGATTTCAACGCCACACTGCTTCACCTGATGGGACTGAATCACGAGCGTTTGACGTATTACCACAATGGGCTGGAACGACGCCTGACCAATGTCCACGGTCATGTGGTGAAAGACATTCTGGCCTGA
- a CDS encoding PSD1 and planctomycete cytochrome C domain-containing protein translates to MMVTAGLAIAAWAGGPLAHSDDPVDFERDILPILEDHCQYCHGEDEQESGLRLDRRAMMLRGGDYGQPAVVPGDPDGSYLMTVVTHAEPGMEMPPDDDKLSDEKIDLLRRWIQQGAQWPGQMDDVVDETIDHWAFMPLKKEFDHDTIDGFLKAKLDEAGLAFSAEAPPRQLIRRVSIALTGLPPTPQQSQAFVDAYAKDADAAYENLVEQLLDSPHFGERWAQHWLDVIRWAETNGSESNLYRKNAWMYRDYVVDAFNQDKPYDQFITEQIAGDVLGHGDATGYLVAGPHVPAATVGQEPTAIRQARADRMDEILQTVGASVMGVTVGCARCHNHKFDPISIQDYYRLSAVFQDIEFGSRFPELSPEHPRVIRHDELTADIEAIRSQMRRQGWAWVEDWSGFEEIHFPPQTVREMRIQFEKGWVQADELEIFEAGDSSRNVAKAHYGTVVTDNPATHIEGKDPEALADGVFGTQVWRGKSPSGQKERPWLHYTFAQDTTIDQIRISTNREDFFETDYLDKQNKNMHGDFAIQFRDANGNWKTFAKTSMMRKRTEDDSNRSALVDTIQQAIEQLSTQGPQMAFLGKMIEPVDTFVFSRGSPENPREKVEPAAPEKLNGQLDIAPDASGPERRLAFARWLTRPENPLTARVMVNRLWHHLYGNGIVPTPSDFGKAGAPPTHPEMLDWMAEQFIESGWSMKSTIRSIVMSDAFRQSSLPNDDGMRVDASAQLLWRFPPRRVEAEVIRDSILLAAGNLNDTVGGPSYRIHNIKARYAQWEVVDNYSDPTWRRMLYQERMRRVDDRIFTAFDFPDCGQIRAKRPVSTTPLQALNLMNSQFVVTQSEAMAERVRREAGNDTESQVQRCYQLLFCRDADESELQSSIELVRQHDLALLCRVLFNTNEFAFLP, encoded by the coding sequence ATGATGGTCACCGCAGGTCTTGCGATTGCCGCATGGGCCGGCGGTCCGTTGGCCCACAGCGACGACCCTGTCGACTTTGAACGCGACATCCTGCCGATCCTAGAAGACCATTGCCAGTACTGTCACGGCGAAGACGAACAGGAATCCGGGCTGCGTCTGGATCGTCGGGCGATGATGTTGCGTGGCGGCGACTATGGGCAACCCGCGGTCGTTCCCGGTGATCCGGATGGCAGTTATCTGATGACGGTGGTCACGCATGCGGAACCTGGCATGGAGATGCCGCCCGACGATGACAAACTGTCGGACGAAAAGATCGACTTGCTGCGGCGTTGGATTCAACAAGGTGCGCAGTGGCCCGGCCAGATGGACGACGTGGTCGATGAAACGATCGATCACTGGGCATTCATGCCTTTGAAAAAGGAATTCGACCACGACACGATCGACGGATTCCTGAAGGCCAAACTGGATGAAGCCGGACTGGCATTCAGCGCCGAAGCTCCGCCGCGACAATTGATCCGTCGCGTCAGCATCGCGTTGACGGGTTTGCCGCCGACGCCCCAGCAATCACAAGCCTTCGTCGATGCTTACGCCAAAGATGCCGACGCGGCCTATGAAAACTTGGTCGAACAATTGTTGGATTCGCCCCACTTCGGCGAACGGTGGGCACAACACTGGCTGGACGTGATTCGCTGGGCGGAAACCAACGGCAGCGAAAGCAACCTGTATCGCAAGAACGCGTGGATGTACCGCGACTATGTCGTCGACGCGTTCAACCAAGACAAACCCTATGACCAATTCATCACCGAACAAATCGCCGGTGATGTATTGGGACACGGTGACGCGACCGGCTATCTGGTCGCCGGCCCCCACGTTCCGGCGGCAACCGTTGGCCAGGAACCGACGGCGATTCGTCAAGCTCGAGCCGACCGAATGGACGAAATCCTGCAAACCGTTGGGGCTTCGGTGATGGGGGTGACCGTCGGATGTGCCCGATGCCACAATCACAAGTTCGATCCGATTTCGATCCAGGACTACTACCGCTTGTCAGCGGTCTTTCAAGACATCGAATTCGGCAGCCGCTTTCCCGAACTTTCCCCCGAACACCCACGCGTCATCCGCCACGACGAATTGACCGCCGACATCGAGGCGATTCGATCACAAATGCGGCGTCAAGGTTGGGCGTGGGTGGAAGATTGGTCGGGCTTCGAAGAAATTCATTTCCCACCACAAACGGTTCGTGAAATGCGGATCCAATTCGAAAAGGGTTGGGTCCAAGCCGACGAACTAGAAATTTTCGAAGCGGGTGATTCGTCACGAAACGTCGCCAAAGCGCACTATGGCACCGTCGTGACGGACAATCCGGCCACTCATATCGAAGGCAAAGATCCCGAAGCCTTGGCCGATGGCGTTTTTGGTACGCAAGTCTGGCGCGGGAAGAGTCCCAGCGGACAAAAGGAACGCCCATGGCTGCACTACACCTTCGCCCAAGACACGACGATCGATCAGATTCGAATTAGTACCAACCGCGAAGACTTCTTTGAAACGGATTACCTGGACAAGCAGAACAAGAACATGCACGGCGACTTTGCGATTCAGTTTCGCGACGCCAACGGGAATTGGAAAACGTTTGCCAAGACGTCGATGATGCGCAAACGCACCGAAGACGATTCCAATCGCAGTGCATTGGTCGACACCATCCAGCAGGCCATCGAACAGTTATCCACCCAGGGGCCCCAAATGGCGTTCTTGGGCAAGATGATCGAACCGGTCGACACCTTCGTGTTTTCGCGTGGTAGCCCGGAAAACCCTCGTGAAAAAGTTGAACCGGCCGCGCCCGAAAAGCTGAACGGTCAATTGGACATCGCGCCGGACGCATCGGGCCCCGAGCGCCGCCTTGCATTTGCACGCTGGCTGACGCGACCAGAAAACCCGTTGACCGCGCGAGTGATGGTGAACCGTTTGTGGCATCATCTGTACGGCAACGGAATCGTTCCCACGCCCAGCGATTTTGGCAAAGCCGGTGCACCGCCGACGCATCCGGAAATGCTGGACTGGATGGCGGAACAGTTCATCGAATCGGGTTGGTCGATGAAGTCGACGATCCGCTCGATCGTGATGTCGGATGCCTTTCGTCAATCATCCTTGCCCAACGACGACGGAATGCGTGTCGATGCGTCGGCGCAACTGCTGTGGCGTTTTCCGCCACGTCGCGTGGAGGCGGAAGTGATTCGTGATTCAATCTTGTTGGCCGCCGGTAACCTGAACGACACCGTTGGCGGTCCCAGCTATCGCATTCACAACATCAAAGCACGCTATGCCCAGTGGGAAGTCGTTGACAATTACAGCGATCCGACTTGGCGGCGAATGCTGTATCAAGAACGGATGCGTCGTGTCGACGATCGCATCTTTACGGCATTTGACTTTCCCGACTGTGGTCAGATTCGTGCCAAACGCCCGGTCAGCACCACACCGCTGCAGGCGTTGAATTTGATGAACAGCCAGTTCGTGGTCACGCAATCCGAAGCGATGGCCGAACGGGTGCGCCGCGAAGCGGGCAACGATACCGAATCGCAAGTCCAACGCTGCTATCAACTGCTGTTTTGCCGGGACGCCGATGAAAGCGAATTGCAATCATCGATCGAACTGGTCCGGCAACATGATTTGGCGCTGCTTTGCCGTGTCTTGTTCAACACCAATGAATTCGCGTTCCTGCCTTAA
- a CDS encoding sulfatase → MNTHPRFRNRIPLVGYFCLFIGFAVTGLAADRPNVLFVAIDDLRPELGCYGSEIAVTPNMDALAADGLLFNRAYCQQAICRPSRASLMTGARPETTGLFHNYVSLRELQPNILTLSQHFIANGYDAAYAGKIFHNGDNDDDTSWNRKPVQWLDGLDKPQKYHLAENRRSQSETAKEMLAKYGDAARRGLISGPTYEGADVPDHAYLDGYNTLRAIDMLDKMVQDDKPFFLALGFHKPHLNWIAPKKYWDMYDPEKIQLASQTDAPEGGAAMGLHASFELRTRTGIPKSGPIDDAMARKLMHAYLACVSYVDAQFGKMVQALDDAGVRDNTVIVVWGDHGWHLGDMGVWGKATNYEIATRVPLMIWSPSMKARGVKTDALVELVDIYPTLCDLAGLDKPDHLEGHSFAPLMDSPNQPWKKAAFSQYPNPALREWAANPLSPEMRETFFGPLIEEVEQRIQEQQGDRWDRDLFENNLMGYAMRTDRYRLVAWKDRKDAEAAPIFVELYDHQDDPNETINIAPQNPQLVNQLLKQLDAGWKAAL, encoded by the coding sequence ATGAACACGCACCCTCGGTTTCGCAATCGCATCCCGCTTGTCGGTTACTTTTGTCTTTTCATTGGTTTTGCCGTCACGGGTTTGGCGGCGGACCGACCGAACGTCCTGTTTGTGGCGATCGATGACCTTCGTCCAGAACTGGGTTGTTATGGTTCGGAGATTGCTGTCACCCCGAACATGGACGCTTTGGCCGCCGACGGACTGTTATTCAATCGCGCGTATTGCCAGCAAGCGATTTGTCGTCCTTCGCGGGCCAGTTTGATGACCGGTGCTCGTCCGGAAACCACGGGTCTTTTTCACAACTATGTCTCGCTGCGTGAACTCCAGCCCAACATCCTGACGTTATCCCAGCACTTCATTGCCAACGGCTACGACGCGGCGTATGCCGGCAAGATCTTCCACAACGGGGACAACGACGACGACACTTCTTGGAATCGAAAGCCCGTTCAGTGGCTTGACGGTTTGGACAAGCCACAGAAATACCATTTAGCCGAAAACCGGCGATCGCAATCCGAAACCGCCAAAGAGATGTTGGCCAAGTACGGCGATGCAGCACGACGCGGATTGATTTCTGGCCCGACTTACGAAGGCGCCGATGTTCCCGACCACGCGTACCTGGACGGTTACAACACACTGCGTGCGATCGACATGCTGGACAAAATGGTCCAGGACGACAAACCGTTTTTCTTGGCACTGGGCTTTCACAAGCCGCACCTGAATTGGATCGCGCCCAAGAAGTACTGGGACATGTACGATCCCGAAAAAATCCAGCTCGCAAGCCAAACGGATGCACCGGAGGGTGGTGCGGCGATGGGGCTGCACGCATCATTCGAACTTCGCACCCGCACGGGGATCCCCAAGTCGGGGCCGATCGACGACGCCATGGCCCGAAAGCTGATGCACGCCTATTTGGCTTGTGTCAGCTACGTGGACGCCCAATTCGGAAAAATGGTTCAAGCCTTGGATGACGCTGGTGTTCGCGATAACACGGTCATCGTCGTATGGGGCGATCACGGCTGGCACCTGGGTGACATGGGCGTCTGGGGCAAAGCGACCAACTACGAAATCGCGACCCGTGTGCCGTTGATGATCTGGTCACCGTCGATGAAGGCACGCGGCGTGAAAACCGATGCGTTGGTCGAACTGGTCGACATCTACCCGACGCTGTGCGATCTGGCCGGCCTGGACAAGCCCGATCACCTGGAGGGCCACAGTTTCGCCCCGTTGATGGATTCGCCAAACCAGCCTTGGAAAAAGGCCGCGTTCAGCCAGTACCCCAATCCGGCACTGCGCGAATGGGCCGCCAATCCGCTGTCACCGGAAATGCGTGAGACATTTTTCGGACCGCTGATCGAAGAAGTCGAACAACGGATTCAAGAACAACAGGGGGATCGTTGGGATCGCGACCTGTTTGAAAACAACCTGATGGGATACGCGATGCGTACCGACCGATATCGATTGGTGGCCTGGAAGGACCGAAAGGATGCGGAAGCAGCGCCGATTTTCGTCGAGCTTTATGACCACCAAGACGATCCCAACGAAACCATCAACATCGCGCCGCAGAACCCCCAATTGGTCAATCAGTTGCTGAAGCAACTGGACGCCGGTTGGAAAGCCGCGCTGTAG
- a CDS encoding sulfatase family protein, which translates to MPSRTFISSVAFAIVGIGALFATDVINANDSIAGDDTSRPNILVIMCDDLGYADVGFNGSTDIQTPNLDALAKAGTVCTSGYVAHPFCGPSRMGMMSGRYPHQFGAPFNLPNSGQGADAYVEHGIDPDEVLISTVMQRSGYFTAAVGKWHMGIQSSFHPNHRGFEEYYGFLGGGHKYFPQQFQGVYERQKARGIQHINEYVRPLEHNGRPVKETEYVTDGLSREAVRIIHNAATDDRPFFMFLAYNAPHTPLEAKPEDMAPFAHIGDEKRRTYAGMVFAVDRGVGQIVDALSETSQLNDTLIVFLSDNGGKTSAGADNGPLREGKGSTFEGGYRVPMFFHWPGVVNAGQTYPHPITALDFYPTFAALADASIPDGKVLDGKNVWASLINGDNPRPDEMIYAMRHRQGFSDVGARRGPWKITRTFRSPWKLFNLEQDLSESRDLIQQYPDVAAAMIEQTKQWSSTHPRPLWFDNRKAESEWTKLEMPRHNETFAFERPGQPAGQP; encoded by the coding sequence ATGCCCTCACGAACATTCATTTCATCCGTCGCGTTTGCGATCGTTGGCATCGGGGCATTGTTCGCCACCGATGTCATCAACGCGAACGATTCGATCGCCGGGGATGATACGTCACGACCAAACATCCTGGTCATCATGTGCGACGACTTGGGTTATGCCGACGTCGGGTTCAACGGATCGACCGACATCCAAACTCCCAACTTGGACGCATTGGCCAAAGCGGGAACGGTGTGCACGTCGGGCTATGTGGCCCATCCGTTTTGTGGCCCCAGCCGCATGGGCATGATGTCGGGACGTTACCCGCATCAATTCGGCGCCCCGTTCAACTTGCCCAACAGCGGCCAAGGGGCGGATGCCTATGTGGAACACGGCATCGATCCCGACGAAGTCTTGATCAGCACGGTGATGCAGCGTAGCGGCTACTTCACCGCCGCGGTGGGCAAATGGCACATGGGGATCCAATCGTCGTTTCACCCCAACCACCGTGGTTTCGAAGAATACTACGGCTTCTTGGGCGGCGGACACAAGTATTTCCCCCAACAGTTCCAGGGCGTCTATGAACGCCAGAAGGCGCGCGGCATTCAGCACATCAACGAATACGTTCGCCCACTGGAACACAACGGCCGACCGGTGAAGGAAACCGAATACGTCACCGACGGGTTGTCGCGCGAAGCCGTTCGAATCATCCATAATGCAGCCACTGACGACCGACCATTCTTCATGTTCCTGGCTTACAACGCGCCGCACACGCCGCTGGAAGCCAAGCCGGAAGACATGGCCCCCTTCGCACACATTGGCGACGAAAAGAGACGTACCTACGCCGGCATGGTCTTCGCCGTCGACCGCGGCGTCGGTCAGATTGTGGATGCGTTGTCCGAAACATCGCAGTTGAACGACACACTGATCGTCTTTCTTAGCGACAACGGCGGCAAAACCAGTGCCGGTGCCGACAACGGCCCGCTGCGTGAAGGCAAGGGCAGCACGTTCGAAGGCGGCTATCGTGTTCCGATGTTCTTCCACTGGCCCGGCGTTGTGAACGCCGGCCAAACCTACCCACACCCGATCACCGCATTGGATTTCTATCCAACCTTTGCCGCCCTGGCCGACGCGTCGATCCCCGACGGCAAAGTCTTGGACGGCAAAAATGTTTGGGCCTCGCTGATCAACGGCGACAATCCACGACCGGATGAAATGATCTATGCCATGCGGCACCGACAAGGTTTCAGTGACGTCGGAGCACGCCGTGGCCCTTGGAAGATCACGCGGACCTTTCGTAGCCCTTGGAAGCTGTTCAACCTGGAACAGGACCTCAGTGAATCGCGCGATCTGATTCAACAGTATCCAGATGTGGCCGCCGCGATGATTGAACAAACGAAACAGTGGAGCAGCACACACCCCAGGCCTCTGTGGTTCGACAACCGAAAGGCCGAATCCGAATGGACCAAGCTGGAAATGCCGCGGCACAATGAAACGTTCGCCTTTGAACGTCCAGGCCAGCCGGCCGGCCAACCTTGA